A region of the Carya illinoinensis cultivar Pawnee chromosome 16, C.illinoinensisPawnee_v1, whole genome shotgun sequence genome:
ACTTTCCTTTTAAGTTACTGCTGCGAATTAACTACAAAGTATTGtattgcatgcatgtagaaACTTGTTTTCACAGTGAGCTAGAGGTGTGTGACTCAAGTAGCTAACATCTTGGCATCACGAATTCCACCAAAACACAAGTAGGGGTTGAGGACATCACATCCACGGTATATAGAAGCAATTATTTCAACAAAAACCATGTTGATCAAGTTCTTAATAGCAATATTTCTGGATGCATGTGGCACGATTTCATGAGTTCGcaagttttagattttttttttttttttttttttttttttttttttttttaagaagagccggcagccacccacatagcagccccgtcccaaatttattaatgagccctcacttatggtggaAGAATACCATGGTAACATCATGACACTTGGGGGCTTACAATATAATCGCTAAGAGAAAAGACCCAaaaccaagtgtccaaacaaaccaacccaaaaaacaaaacaacaaaagacCAACTCTAACAGGCCTAAAAAAACAAACCAACTCAACGTAAACAACAGAAAAACCAGGACCCAATCCAAAGCACCTGCAAAACGAGaagacaaaataaaatttgcaagaatagaaacaaagaaaacGTACCAGGACTACGAGATGCGCAAGTAGGGGAGACCAATTCTGTCCATACGAAGCAAACCACGGAGCTGATCGGGTAAGGAATCATTAACAGACCAATCCCTATTTAAACCCCCAGCTCCCCTTTTGGCTAGAAAATCGACGACTACATTACCTTCACGAAAAACATGTTGCATGCGAAACTCCATACTGCCCAATAGACCCCAcaattcctcccaaaaatcttctAGGTACCAAATATTACATTCACCCTTAGTACACCAGCGAACCAGCAATTGGGAATCAACCTCAATCTCAACCCGACGAAAGCCCAGCTGATGGCACCTCCTAACCCCTTCCAACAAACTACGCAACTCAGCAAAATTATTAGACCCCTGACCCAAGAAAACCGAGTAAGCAGTA
Encoded here:
- the LOC122298965 gene encoding uncharacterized protein LOC122298965; its protein translation is MKGLVYGLLAYYGELETLPPFPFLLHTAYSVFLGQGSNNFAELRSLLEGVRRCHQLGFRRVEIEVDSQLLVRWCTKGECNIWYLEDFWEELWGLLGSMEFRMQHVFREGNVVVDFLAKRGAGGLNRDWSVNDSLPDQLRGLLRMDRIGLPYLRIS